From the genome of Gilliamella sp. wkB7, one region includes:
- a CDS encoding RnfABCDGE type electron transport complex subunit B, which yields MQEVIMQTKQQYKAFIDEENCIGCGKCIRVCPTDAIVGSKQVLHTILPQLCTSCSNCINTCPTDCITLSTLGTALSENEELQLTEKKQQRLNYNQLVPPTILFPRTMAVNHSNQTSQQDRKQSIADAIARVKAKKNLAK from the coding sequence ATGCAAGAAGTTATTATGCAAACCAAACAACAATATAAAGCTTTTATTGATGAAGAAAATTGTATTGGCTGTGGCAAATGTATTCGCGTTTGCCCGACCGATGCCATTGTCGGCAGTAAACAAGTATTACACACCATATTACCGCAGTTATGTACTTCGTGCAGTAATTGCATCAATACTTGCCCAACAGACTGTATTACATTAAGTACCTTAGGTACAGCGCTAAGTGAAAATGAAGAATTACAACTCACTGAGAAAAAACAGCAACGATTAAATTACAATCAACTTGTGCCACCAACCATACTATTTCCGCGCACAATGGCTGTTAATCACAGTAACCAAACGAGTCAACAAGATCGTAAACAATCTATTGCTGATGCGATTGCCAGAGTTAAAGCAAAAAAAAACCTCGCTAAATAG
- the glmU gene encoding bifunctional UDP-N-acetylglucosamine diphosphorylase/glucosamine-1-phosphate N-acetyltransferase GlmU, whose protein sequence is MSTPKLSAIILAAGKGTRMYSNLPKVLHKIGAKPMLQHVIDTVKQLNTNRINIVYGHGKQQLENALKDQPVQLVYQAQQLGTGHAVQQAIPYIEDDEDILILYGDTPLISLPTLKNLIASKPKQGIALLTVILDDPTGYGRIERKDGKVIAIVEQKDASPEQQKINEVNTGIMLVTGKLLKNWLARLTNDNAQKEYYLTDVIAFAYQDGYEILTSHPIKQFEVEGVNNRLQLATLERHYQHQQIQNLLLAGVTLLDPNRFDLRGTLTHGKDVVIDCNVIIEGDVKLGNNVIIGAGCILKDCCIDDDSIISPYSIIEHSTIAQQCTIGPFARLRPGSELDEQVHVGNFVELKKAHLGKATKAGHLSYLGDSEIGSNVNIGAGTITCNYDGANKFKTIIEDDVFVGSDTQLIAPVKVGKGATIAAGTTVTNNVNDNDLVVSRVRQKQFSGWKRPTKVNNEG, encoded by the coding sequence ATTTCAACCCCAAAACTTAGTGCAATTATTTTGGCGGCAGGAAAAGGCACGCGGATGTATTCCAACCTTCCTAAAGTTTTACATAAAATCGGCGCGAAACCGATGCTTCAACATGTAATTGATACAGTTAAACAACTTAACACCAATCGCATCAATATTGTTTATGGTCATGGTAAACAACAGCTTGAAAATGCGCTTAAAGATCAACCTGTACAATTGGTTTATCAAGCTCAGCAGCTTGGTACTGGGCATGCAGTACAACAAGCTATTCCCTATATTGAAGATGACGAAGATATCTTAATTTTATATGGTGATACTCCACTTATATCACTACCAACCCTAAAAAATTTAATTGCGAGTAAACCCAAACAAGGTATTGCGTTACTGACCGTTATACTTGATGACCCTACTGGTTATGGGCGTATTGAGCGAAAAGATGGCAAGGTTATTGCGATTGTTGAGCAAAAAGATGCTTCGCCAGAGCAGCAAAAAATTAATGAAGTCAATACTGGCATTATGTTGGTGACAGGCAAACTGTTAAAAAACTGGCTAGCACGCTTAACCAATGATAACGCCCAAAAAGAGTATTATTTGACTGATGTTATTGCTTTTGCTTATCAGGACGGTTACGAGATATTAACCTCTCACCCAATAAAACAATTCGAAGTTGAAGGTGTGAATAATCGATTACAGTTAGCCACATTAGAACGACACTATCAACATCAACAAATACAAAACTTATTACTAGCCGGGGTCACACTACTTGATCCAAACCGTTTTGATTTACGTGGCACATTGACTCATGGCAAAGATGTGGTAATTGATTGTAACGTCATTATTGAAGGTGATGTAAAGCTGGGCAACAACGTTATTATTGGTGCAGGTTGTATCTTAAAAGATTGCTGCATTGATGATGATTCAATTATAAGCCCATACAGCATAATTGAACATTCAACCATTGCACAGCAATGTACCATCGGGCCTTTCGCACGATTAAGACCGGGTTCAGAACTTGACGAACAAGTACACGTTGGCAATTTTGTTGAACTTAAAAAAGCGCACTTAGGTAAAGCAACCAAAGCAGGACACTTAAGTTATCTTGGCGATAGTGAAATCGGTAGCAATGTCAATATTGGAGCCGGCACTATTACCTGTAATTACGATGGTGCCAATAAATTTAAAACGATTATTGAAGATGATGTATTTGTGGGTTCAGATACCCAGCTCATTGCCCCTGTTAAAGTTGGTAAAGGTGCAACCATCGCGGCAGGTACCACTGTTACCAACAATGTTAATGATAACGACTTAGTCGTAAGCAGAGTTAGACAAAAGCAATTTAGTGGTTGGAAACGTCCAACCAAAGTAAACAACGAGGGATAA
- a CDS encoding AbiH family protein produces MNRLILIGNGFDLAHGLKTSFNDFIDYYVSEFLNLYNDYEDNKLSENIFIKKGLISYDFIKSVQIAIQNLRNLFAHLQQNTDEIKTFDELFDKEFHDRLDNNLSFIDNIKHPTDQINDHYPSDENKKAEDNVAKILELIKSSKSSNNVLSDLYYISSSVYNYYTLNQIDNKPCLKQCDESLLFTKNKLFEKIFYNYNFNKNWGGIEHEFYQTLLDVEEFYREEKILDKIDKLNKEFENIIDCFIYYMTSVVSKQETKILSKIAKHLMQPVNDDELSTQFRDRIGQQPIVIKEHMFLSFNYTNTIEKYIAQSSVNVEEKHVQIHGRLEDSASKIIFGYGDELDSSYKELEDKNDNRYLKYLKSLHYLDTDNYQKLLDFLEQNKYQVYIWGHSCATSDRVLLQTIFEHENCVSIKPFYYQDEKGNDNFEDLYKNISRHFTDKNKLRDLVVNKKYCEPLT; encoded by the coding sequence ATGAATAGATTAATATTAATTGGAAATGGGTTTGATTTGGCACATGGATTGAAAACATCCTTTAATGATTTTATTGATTATTATGTTTCCGAATTTTTAAATTTATACAACGATTATGAAGACAATAAATTAAGTGAAAATATTTTTATTAAAAAAGGATTAATTTCTTATGATTTTATAAAATCCGTTCAAATAGCAATTCAAAATTTAAGGAATCTATTTGCCCATCTTCAACAAAACACTGACGAAATAAAAACTTTTGATGAATTATTTGATAAAGAATTTCATGACAGATTAGATAACAATTTATCATTTATAGATAATATTAAACATCCAACGGATCAAATAAACGATCATTATCCCTCTGATGAAAACAAAAAAGCTGAAGATAATGTAGCAAAAATTCTTGAATTAATTAAATCTAGTAAATCGTCTAATAATGTTTTGTCTGATTTATACTATATCAGCAGTTCAGTTTATAATTATTATACACTAAATCAAATTGACAATAAACCTTGTTTAAAACAATGTGATGAATCCTTATTATTCACAAAAAACAAGCTTTTTGAAAAAATATTTTATAATTATAATTTTAATAAAAACTGGGGTGGCATTGAACATGAGTTTTATCAAACTTTGCTTGATGTTGAGGAATTTTATAGAGAAGAAAAAATATTAGATAAAATAGATAAACTAAATAAAGAATTTGAAAATATAATTGATTGTTTTATTTATTATATGACATCGGTTGTATCTAAGCAAGAGACTAAAATTTTATCAAAAATTGCCAAACATCTTATGCAACCGGTAAATGACGACGAATTATCTACTCAATTTAGAGATCGAATTGGTCAACAGCCTATTGTGATAAAAGAACATATGTTTCTGAGTTTTAATTATACCAATACGATAGAGAAATATATAGCCCAAAGTTCAGTAAACGTTGAAGAAAAACATGTTCAAATACATGGCAGACTAGAAGATTCTGCTAGTAAAATTATCTTTGGTTATGGTGACGAATTAGATAGTTCATATAAAGAACTTGAAGATAAAAATGACAATCGATATTTAAAATATTTAAAATCATTACATTATTTGGATACAGACAATTATCAAAAATTATTAGATTTTTTAGAACAAAATAAGTATCAAGTCTATATATGGGGACACTCTTGTGCGACTTCTGACCGTGTTTTACTGCAAACAATATTTGAACATGAAAACTGTGTCAGCATTAAACCTTTTTATTATCAAGATGAAAAAGGAAATGATAATTTTGAGGATTTATATAAAAATATCAGCCGACATTTTACTGATAAAAATAAATTAAGAGATTTGGTAGTAAATAAAAAATATTGTGAACCACTAACCTAA
- a CDS encoding formate--tetrahydrofolate ligase, giving the protein MSLRPITEIAEQYNIPEQYVLPYGKHVAKIDLSILKSNQNKPKGKLILVTAITPTPLGEGKTVNTIGLSEGLNYIGKTAIACIRQPSLGPVFGVKGGAAGGGQAEVLPMETLNLHLTGDIHAITAAHDLASAALDARLYHEERLGDEFTAQTGLQRLNIDVNRIVWKRVIDHNDRALRHINVGVGGGVNGIERRDGFEITAASELMAILALASDLHDMRARIGRIILAYNTQGEPITAEQLEVAGAMTVLLKNAINPNLMQTVEHTPVLIHAGPFANIAHGNSSVIADRIALQLADYVITEAGFGSDMGMEKFFNIKYRQAGIKASCVVLVATVRSLKSNSGKYNIKPGQAIPKEISESNVELLEIGAANLAWHINNAKSYGLQVIVAINRFPHDSDEELAFLQKYAIEHGAFACEVSEVFTQGGKGAEKLAHHVIKACDMPSEIKLPYPDNMPLIDKIQTMVKKYGANKANLSEKALENIKEIEALKLDHLPLCIAKTPMSISADANLKNVPTDFDVDISHLAISAGAGFIRVYAGNVMTMPGLGTNPAYRQIDIDKDGNIVGLS; this is encoded by the coding sequence ATGTCCTTACGTCCAATTACTGAAATTGCAGAGCAATATAATATTCCTGAACAATACGTTTTACCTTATGGTAAACATGTCGCAAAAATCGATTTATCTATTCTTAAATCAAATCAAAACAAACCAAAAGGTAAATTGATATTAGTTACCGCCATTACCCCAACCCCTCTTGGTGAAGGTAAAACCGTTAATACAATTGGACTGAGTGAAGGATTAAATTACATTGGTAAAACAGCCATAGCCTGTATTCGTCAACCAAGTTTAGGTCCGGTGTTTGGTGTAAAAGGTGGTGCTGCCGGTGGTGGTCAGGCCGAAGTTTTACCTATGGAAACGTTAAATTTACATTTAACTGGTGATATTCACGCTATCACTGCGGCTCATGATTTGGCATCAGCTGCATTAGATGCACGCCTTTATCATGAAGAACGTTTGGGCGATGAGTTTACTGCACAAACGGGTTTACAACGTTTAAATATTGATGTTAATCGTATTGTTTGGAAACGTGTTATCGATCATAATGATCGTGCATTACGTCATATCAATGTTGGCGTTGGTGGTGGTGTAAATGGTATTGAACGCCGTGATGGTTTTGAAATTACTGCTGCATCAGAACTGATGGCAATTTTAGCATTAGCGTCTGATTTACATGACATGCGTGCTCGTATTGGTCGAATTATTTTAGCCTATAATACTCAAGGTGAACCTATTACCGCAGAACAACTTGAAGTTGCTGGTGCAATGACGGTACTATTAAAAAATGCCATCAATCCGAATTTAATGCAAACCGTCGAACATACCCCTGTATTAATTCATGCCGGACCTTTTGCTAATATTGCCCATGGTAACTCTTCTGTGATTGCTGATCGCATTGCTTTGCAACTTGCTGATTATGTTATTACTGAAGCTGGATTTGGATCGGATATGGGTATGGAAAAATTCTTCAATATCAAATATCGTCAAGCAGGTATCAAAGCATCTTGTGTGGTGTTAGTTGCAACCGTACGCAGCCTTAAATCAAACAGTGGTAAATATAACATTAAACCAGGACAAGCCATTCCAAAAGAGATATCAGAATCGAATGTCGAACTACTCGAAATTGGTGCCGCTAACTTAGCATGGCATATTAACAATGCGAAAAGTTATGGTTTACAGGTGATTGTTGCTATCAACCGTTTTCCTCATGATAGTGATGAAGAACTTGCTTTCTTACAAAAATATGCCATTGAACATGGTGCGTTTGCTTGTGAAGTTAGTGAAGTATTTACCCAAGGCGGTAAAGGTGCTGAAAAACTGGCACACCATGTTATTAAAGCGTGTGATATGCCAAGTGAAATTAAGCTACCTTATCCAGATAACATGCCTTTAATCGATAAAATTCAAACAATGGTAAAAAAATATGGTGCCAACAAAGCGAATCTTTCTGAAAAGGCGCTCGAAAATATCAAAGAGATTGAAGCATTAAAACTGGATCATCTACCTCTTTGTATTGCCAAAACCCCCATGTCAATCAGTGCTGATGCGAATTTAAAAAATGTACCAACTGATTTTGATGTTGATATCAGTCATTTAGCGATTTCTGCTGGTGCTGGATTTATTCGCGTTTATGCTGGTAATGTTATGACGATGCCGGGACTTGGTACTAATCCAGCTTATCGACAAATTGATATTGACAAGGATGGTAATATTGTAGGTTTAAGTTAA
- the typA gene encoding translational GTPase TypA, with translation MIENLRNIAIIAHVDHGKTTLVDKLLKQSGTLDNLRGDDNERIMDSNALEKERGITILAKNTAIDWNDYRINIVDTPGHADFGGEVERVMSMVDSVLLLVDAMDGPMPQTRFVTQKAFAYGLKPIVVINKVDRPGARPDWVVDQVFDLFVNLGATDEQLDFPIVYASALMGIAGLDHEDMAEDMTPLFEAIVKHVEPPKVDLDGPFQMQISQLDYNNYVGVIGIGRIKRGRVKPNQQVTIVDSEGNKRTGKVGQVLGHLGLQRYEAEVAEAGDIIALTGLGELGISDTICDNSCVEALPPLTVDEPTVTMFFNVNSSPFAGKEGKFVTSRQILERLKKELVHNVALRVEETPDPDAFRVSGRGELHLSVLIENMRREGYELGVSRPKVIFKEIDGKRQEPFEQVTLDIEEQHQGSVMEALGLRKGDLTNMLPDGKGRVRLDYVIPSRGLIGFRTEFMTMTSGTGLLYSTFSHYDDVRPGEIGQRINGVMISNGTGKALAYALYSLQDRGKLFLGHGAEVYEGQIIGIHTRSNDLTVNCLTGKKLTNMRASGTDEATTLSPPVKMSLEQALEFIDDDELVEVTPLSIRLRKRHLTENDRKRAFRNNNKD, from the coding sequence GTGATTGAAAATTTAAGAAATATTGCCATTATTGCGCACGTTGACCATGGTAAAACAACTTTGGTTGATAAATTATTAAAACAGTCAGGTACGCTAGATAATCTGCGTGGTGACGACAACGAACGTATAATGGATTCTAATGCGCTTGAAAAAGAGCGTGGTATTACTATTTTAGCTAAAAATACAGCAATTGACTGGAACGATTATCGTATCAATATCGTTGATACCCCAGGCCATGCTGATTTTGGTGGTGAAGTTGAACGTGTTATGTCAATGGTCGACTCAGTATTACTGTTAGTTGATGCGATGGATGGACCAATGCCTCAAACCCGTTTTGTAACGCAAAAAGCGTTTGCTTATGGTTTAAAACCAATTGTGGTTATTAATAAAGTTGACCGTCCGGGCGCTCGTCCTGATTGGGTTGTTGATCAAGTATTCGATCTGTTTGTAAATTTAGGTGCAACTGACGAACAGCTCGATTTCCCTATTGTTTATGCTTCTGCATTAATGGGGATCGCTGGTTTAGATCATGAAGATATGGCTGAAGATATGACGCCATTATTTGAAGCAATCGTTAAACATGTTGAGCCACCAAAAGTTGATTTAGATGGACCATTCCAAATGCAAATTTCTCAACTTGATTACAATAATTATGTTGGGGTAATTGGTATTGGTCGAATCAAACGTGGTCGCGTAAAACCAAATCAACAAGTAACTATTGTTGATAGTGAAGGTAATAAACGTACTGGTAAAGTTGGGCAAGTACTAGGTCATTTAGGCTTACAACGTTATGAAGCAGAAGTTGCCGAAGCGGGCGATATTATTGCGTTAACTGGTCTTGGTGAATTAGGTATTTCTGACACGATTTGTGATAACAGTTGTGTTGAAGCGCTACCTCCATTAACCGTTGATGAACCAACTGTTACGATGTTCTTTAATGTTAATAGCTCGCCGTTTGCAGGTAAAGAAGGTAAATTTGTAACTTCTCGCCAAATCCTTGAGCGCTTGAAGAAAGAGCTTGTACATAATGTGGCACTTCGAGTTGAAGAAACACCAGATCCTGATGCATTTAGAGTGTCTGGTCGTGGTGAATTACACTTATCAGTGTTAATTGAAAATATGCGCCGTGAAGGTTATGAACTTGGGGTTTCTCGTCCTAAAGTAATCTTCAAAGAGATCGACGGTAAAAGACAAGAACCATTTGAACAAGTAACTCTTGATATTGAAGAACAACATCAAGGTTCTGTGATGGAAGCACTTGGTTTACGTAAAGGTGATCTAACCAATATGTTACCTGATGGTAAAGGTCGTGTGCGTTTAGATTATGTCATTCCAAGCCGTGGTCTTATCGGTTTTAGAACTGAATTTATGACGATGACATCTGGTACTGGTTTGCTTTATTCTACCTTTAGTCATTATGACGATGTACGCCCAGGCGAAATTGGTCAACGAATTAATGGTGTTATGATTTCAAACGGTACGGGTAAAGCACTAGCTTATGCGCTTTATAGCTTGCAAGATCGTGGTAAATTATTCTTAGGTCATGGTGCTGAAGTTTATGAAGGTCAAATTATTGGTATTCATACACGTTCAAATGATTTAACCGTTAACTGTTTAACAGGTAAGAAATTAACTAATATGCGTGCATCAGGTACTGATGAAGCAACAACACTTTCACCACCAGTTAAAATGTCATTGGAACAAGCGTTAGAATTTATTGATGATGATGAATTAGTTGAAGTAACACCACTGTCTATCCGTTTACGTAAACGTCATTTAACTGAGAATGATCGTAAACGTGCGTTTAGAAACAATAATAAAGACTAA
- the glmS gene encoding glutamine--fructose-6-phosphate transaminase (isomerizing), with the protein MCGIVGAVTKREIAEILLEGLKRLEYRGYDSAGLAIISPEGELQRVRRVGKVQTLKDAVEAHPLKGSIGIAHTRWATHGEPAEHNAHPHVSGFITVVHNGIIENFEPLREQLIAKGYQFRSETDTEVIAHLIHDIIATEDCSLFEAVQKAIPQLRGAYGTVIMDTRNPDILVAARSGSPLVIGCGMGENFIASDQLALLPVTRQFIFLEEGDIALISHDTITILDKNYQQVTRPRIESDARYDAGSKAGYNHYMQKEIYEQPNAIKNTLEGRMAHGKVDLSELGDHAENILKQVEHIQIVACGTAYNAGMVARYWFEALAGIPCDVEIASEFRYRNPARRKNSLFITLSQSGETADTLAALRLAKENNYLSTLAVCNVAASTLVREAELVLLTKAGVEIGVASTKAFTTQLTVLLLLVAKLGRLNDMAESTEQAIMHALQTLPNRIEQVLMCEPQIKKLASDFVNKHHTLFLGRGDQYPIAMEASLKLKEISYIHAEAYAAGELKHGPLALIDADMPVIVMAPTNEMLEKLKSNIEEVRARGGQLYVFAEQDAGFVSDDTMHIINLPHIEQITAPIYYTVPTQLLAYHVALIKGTDVDQPRNLAKSVTVE; encoded by the coding sequence ATGTGTGGTATTGTTGGTGCTGTGACCAAACGTGAAATTGCTGAAATATTATTAGAGGGTTTAAAACGATTAGAGTATCGCGGTTATGATTCTGCGGGGCTTGCCATTATATCACCAGAAGGCGAACTGCAACGCGTTCGTCGCGTTGGCAAAGTTCAAACCCTGAAAGATGCTGTGGAAGCGCACCCACTGAAAGGTTCAATCGGTATTGCTCACACCCGCTGGGCAACACATGGTGAACCAGCCGAACATAATGCCCATCCACATGTTTCTGGATTTATTACTGTGGTGCATAACGGTATTATTGAAAACTTTGAACCGTTACGAGAACAACTTATTGCTAAAGGTTACCAGTTCCGTTCTGAAACCGATACTGAAGTTATTGCTCATCTAATTCATGACATCATTGCCACTGAAGATTGCTCATTATTTGAAGCTGTACAAAAAGCTATACCACAACTACGTGGAGCTTATGGTACGGTGATAATGGACACTCGTAATCCTGATATATTAGTCGCTGCGCGTTCAGGTAGCCCATTAGTCATTGGTTGTGGTATGGGCGAAAATTTCATTGCCTCAGATCAACTTGCATTACTACCGGTTACACGTCAATTTATCTTTTTAGAAGAAGGTGATATTGCCCTCATTAGTCATGATACAATCACAATTTTAGATAAGAATTATCAGCAAGTCACCCGTCCTCGTATTGAATCCGATGCCAGATACGATGCGGGTAGCAAAGCAGGTTACAACCACTATATGCAAAAAGAGATATACGAACAACCTAATGCCATAAAAAATACCCTTGAAGGTCGCATGGCACACGGTAAAGTGGATTTATCTGAATTAGGAGACCATGCCGAAAATATTTTAAAACAGGTTGAACATATACAAATTGTCGCATGTGGCACCGCCTATAATGCGGGTATGGTTGCTCGCTATTGGTTCGAGGCATTAGCAGGTATTCCTTGTGATGTCGAAATAGCTTCAGAATTCCGCTATCGCAACCCAGCACGTCGAAAAAACAGCCTATTTATCACTTTATCGCAATCAGGCGAAACTGCTGACACTTTAGCTGCGCTAAGGCTAGCGAAAGAAAACAACTACCTAAGTACACTCGCGGTTTGTAATGTGGCAGCCTCAACCCTTGTACGTGAAGCTGAATTAGTACTATTAACTAAAGCTGGGGTAGAAATAGGCGTTGCATCCACAAAAGCATTTACGACTCAATTAACGGTATTGCTGTTATTAGTTGCTAAATTAGGACGCCTAAATGATATGGCAGAAAGCACCGAGCAAGCCATTATGCACGCCTTACAGACCTTACCAAATCGTATTGAACAAGTATTAATGTGTGAACCGCAAATTAAAAAACTAGCAAGCGATTTTGTTAATAAGCATCACACCCTATTCTTAGGACGAGGCGATCAATACCCAATCGCCATGGAAGCATCACTAAAACTAAAAGAAATCTCATACATTCATGCCGAAGCCTATGCTGCTGGTGAACTCAAGCACGGCCCTTTAGCATTAATTGATGCAGATATGCCAGTAATCGTTATGGCTCCTACTAACGAAATGTTGGAAAAACTAAAATCCAACATTGAAGAAGTCCGCGCCCGTGGTGGTCAACTTTATGTATTTGCTGAGCAAGATGCAGGCTTTGTCAGCGACGACACCATGCATATCATCAATTTACCTCATATTGAACAGATCACTGCGCCAATCTACTACACGGTACCAACCCAATTATTGGCTTACCATGTTGCATTAATCAAAGGCACAGACGTCGACCAACCAAGAAATCTAGCAAAATCGGTAACGGTTGAGTAA
- the hemG gene encoding menaquinone-dependent protoporphyrinogen IX dehydrogenase, translating into MKVLLLYTTHEKQTFKIMQRIENQLASKCDCDVIELLPSTNIDLTKYQAVLLGCSIRYGFYSKVMKKFIDDNYQQLNKMRSGFFGVNVVARKPHKNTPETNSYTRKFLAKISWQPTIKAVFAGALYYPKYNWFDRNMVRFIMWLGKGDTDVTKPIIEYTDWAKVDQFAALFYTQTCS; encoded by the coding sequence ATGAAAGTTTTATTACTCTATACTACTCACGAAAAGCAAACATTTAAAATTATGCAGCGCATCGAAAATCAACTAGCCAGTAAATGTGATTGTGATGTGATTGAGCTTTTACCTAGTACTAATATCGATCTTACCAAGTACCAAGCCGTTTTGTTGGGTTGTTCTATTCGTTATGGATTTTATAGTAAAGTAATGAAAAAATTTATTGATGATAATTATCAGCAATTAAATAAAATGAGATCAGGCTTTTTTGGTGTGAATGTTGTAGCCAGAAAGCCGCATAAAAATACCCCTGAAACGAATTCATATACAAGAAAATTCTTAGCTAAAATTTCATGGCAACCAACCATTAAAGCCGTTTTTGCTGGAGCCCTTTATTATCCAAAATATAATTGGTTTGACCGTAATATGGTTCGTTTCATTATGTGGTTAGGTAAAGGTGATACAGATGTGACTAAACCTATCATTGAATATACTGATTGGGCTAAAGTCGATCAATTTGCAGCACTATTTTATACTCAAACGTGTAGTTAA